The following proteins are co-located in the Manihot esculenta cultivar AM560-2 chromosome 7, M.esculenta_v8, whole genome shotgun sequence genome:
- the LOC110607552 gene encoding uncharacterized protein LOC110607552, which yields MSSNQSYTRINTLELKTLIIKKIGHKRADKYFDQLTSLFSFKITKCEFDKFCIKIIGRENIPLHNHLIRSIIKNACLAKVPPLKGIKRVGSRLNLKTTNGYQRNCLQSLYGDAFPPSPRKSRSPVNRDRKFRDRPSPLGPLGKPQMISEELNSTGQEQQSATELLSLGSRPPVEVASVEEGEEVEQVAGSPGVQSRSPVTAPLGVSMNLGEARKILSNVCGSHLRVTCLHTSELPDTRSLRSRLEQKLEVEGLSVSMDSVNLLNNGLDIYLKRLIEPCLGLANSQCRNDHLKEVNGQFTPSLNVLQPGRCIQRLTESVCASMLDFHVAMETNPQILGGDWATLLEKISFRTSEE from the coding sequence ATGTCATCTAATCAAAGCTATACTCGAATTAATACTTTAGAGCTCAAAACTTTGATTATTAAAAAGATTGGGCACAAAAGAGCAGATAAGTACTTTGATCAGCTGACAAGCTTGTTTAGTTTTAAGATAACCAAGTGTGAATTTGATAAGTTTTGCATTAAGATTATTGGTAGAGAAAATATCCCTCTTCACAACCACCTTATTCGATCAATCATCAAGAATGCTTGCCTTGCTAAAGTTCCCCCATTGAAAGGTATTAAAAGAGTGGGAAGtagacttaaccttaaaactACAAACGGGTACCAGAGAAATTGTCTTCAGTCTCTTTATGGGGATGCCTTTCCACCTTCCCCAAGGAAGAGTAGGTCTCCTGTTAATCGAGATCGCAAGTTCAGGGACCGCCCAAGTCCTCTGGGGCCACTTGGGAAGCCCCAAATGATTTCTGAGGAATTGAATTCAACAGGACAAGAACAGCAAAGTGCTACAGAACTGCTTTCACTTGGTAGCAGACCTCCAGTTGAAGTTGCTTCTGTGGAAGAGGGAGAAGAGGTTGAGCAGGTGGCAGGGAGCCCAGGTGTTCAAAGTAGAAGCCCAGTTACTGCTCCTCTTGGTGTTTCCATGAATTTAGGTGAAGCTCGTAAAATTCTCTCAAATGTTTGTGGTAGCCACCTTCGAGTGACTTGTCTACACACTAGTGAGCTGCCTGATACAAGATCATTAAGAAGTCGGTTAGAGCAGAAGTTGGAGGTGGAGGGTCTTAGTGTGTCGATGGACTCTGTTAATTTGTTGAATAATGGGTTGGACATATATTTGAAGAGGTTGATCGAGCCATGCCTGGGCTTAGCAAACTCACAGTGTAGAAATGATCACTTGAAAGAGGTTAATGGCCAATTCACACCTAGTTTGAATGTGTTGCAACCTGGGAGATGCATCCAAAGATTGACAGAATCTGTTTGTGCATCCATGTTGGATTTCCATGTTGCAATGGAGACAAATCCCCAAATACTTGGGGGAGATTGGGCCACATTACTTGAGAAAATCTCATTCCGCACTTCTGAAGAGTGA
- the LOC110607554 gene encoding PXMP2/4 family protein 4: MSGSFFRKSSISRLLRSYTITGTRLDPSTTTAAIHSIMKHQTTQTKAYFRFPQIFRKSREFNEFSPPFFTSPFSSSSSTPSSSTVPATFVGWYLAMVKSRPILTKSVTSSLIYVAADLSSQTIARPVLEPYDLVRTLRMAGYGMLILGPSLHFWFNFVSKLFPKRDLITTFKKIIMGQTLYGPAMTVLFFSLNAGLQGENGAEIIARLKRDLLPTMVNGVMYWPICDFITFKFIPVHLQPLVSNSFSYLWTVYMTYMAGLEKVNSNRLTAD, encoded by the exons ATGAGCGGCTCCTTCTTCAGAAAATCCAGTATCTCAAGGCTGTTGCGCAGCTACACGATCACCGGTACCAGACTAGACCCGTCGACGACGACGGCGGCGATTCATTCGATTATGAAACACCAGACAACACAGACGAAAGCTTACTTTCGATTCCCTCAAATTTTCAGGAAATCTAGAGAGTTTAATGAGTTTTCTCCTCCCTTTTTTACCTCTCCAttctcatcttcttcttccactCCCTCTTCGTCGACTGTACCGGCGACTTTTGTTGGGTGGTACTTGGCGATGGTCAAGTCACGGCCTATTTTGACAAAGAGCGTTACTTCCTCGCTTATTTATGTTGCTGCAGATTTGTCTTCTCAG ACAATTGCAAGGCCAGTTTTGGAACCTTATGATTTGGTGAGGACATTGCGAATGGCAGGATATGGGATGCTCATTTTAGGACCATCGCTGCATTTTTGGTTCAACTTTGTGTCCAAGCTATTTCCAAAGCGAGATTTAATCACaacatttaagaaaattattatggGGCAGACTCTCTATGGACCTGCCATGACTGTTCTTTTCTTCTCCTTGAATGCAGGCCTACAAG GTGAGAATGGTGCTGAGATTATTGCCCGGTTAAAGCGGGATTTATTGCCAACAATGGTGAATGGTGTCATGTACTGGCCCATATGTGATTTTATCACTTTCAAATTCATCCCTGTTCATTTACAG CCACTGGTGAGCAATTCATTTTCATATCTATGGACTGTCTACATGACATATATGGCAGGTCTGGAGAAAGTGAACAGTAACAGGCTAACAGCTGATTAG